In Myxococcus virescens, a single genomic region encodes these proteins:
- a CDS encoding NUDIX hydrolase: MRQRHSSVTDIEIIEDFSSTARCDEGFLRVRRLRCRNRRADGSSSPVYRVDVVDRPRLDAVAVLVYRRGASGMEVLTRMNLRPAAYFRKDSRDAMTVPDPASGYLRVEEIVAGLLEPEDKGEEGLRRRAAAEVHEEAGFNVKPEDIQLLGGAFFLAPGILSEKVFPAAVDVTELSPEEPEGDGSPLEEGTQLHWRPIQDVLDACRRGDIPDAKTEVALTRLLALQP, translated from the coding sequence ATGCGGCAGCGTCATTCCAGTGTGACTGACATCGAGATCATCGAGGATTTCTCGTCTACCGCGAGATGCGACGAGGGCTTTCTCAGGGTTCGGCGGCTGCGCTGCCGCAACCGGCGCGCGGACGGTTCTTCCTCTCCCGTATACCGCGTGGACGTGGTGGACCGGCCCCGGTTGGACGCGGTGGCGGTGCTCGTCTATCGCCGCGGTGCGTCAGGCATGGAGGTCCTGACGCGGATGAACCTCCGGCCCGCGGCGTATTTCCGGAAGGACAGCCGTGACGCGATGACCGTTCCAGACCCTGCGTCTGGCTACTTGCGCGTGGAAGAAATTGTCGCGGGACTCCTGGAGCCGGAGGACAAGGGCGAGGAAGGCCTGCGTCGGCGCGCCGCGGCAGAGGTGCACGAGGAGGCCGGGTTCAACGTGAAGCCGGAGGACATCCAGCTGTTGGGCGGCGCCTTCTTCCTGGCGCCGGGCATCCTGTCCGAAAAGGTGTTTCCCGCCGCGGTGGACGTCACCGAGCTGTCACCCGAGGAGCCTGAAGGGGATGGTTCGCCTCTAGAGGAAGGCACGCAGCTGCACTGGCGTCCCATCCAGGACGTGTTGGACGCGTGCCGGCGCGGTGACATCCCGGATGCGAAGACGGAAGTCGCGTTGACGCGGCTGCTCGCCCTGCAGCCCTGA
- a CDS encoding bifunctional metallophosphatase/5'-nucleotidase: MRRLLLGLCCALASASCMPVLEGQDYNLEGQEVRLTLLHTSDIHSRLIPYDFTPLKTDVDLGTIPEAGPFGGATRMGALLKRERSQGERVLHVDSGDCFQGAPIFNLNTGEVEFKFLSEARLDAAVVGNHEFDAGLLNFTQMAQQHATFPLLAANYFWDDWRANGNHQTALEVEPYTIRNVKGLRVAIIGMANISSLNSIVEGGNSLQVTPLEQNEVARAYVDLLRPVTDLIVLVSHLGLHEDQDVIQGYEAYYEYARAKAYVQRQKEPWQVLEWFGPEGDDKSVVRVRIPGVVGVDAVMGGHLHVVLNPPQLLTDPAGRKVVLAHSGAFAKYVGRLELVVKMPEVLGTGEGGEIVSQDYRVFPMDALWCDDAMRRFRHDSNVFWEEGQFLRDERVRQAIQACKNQEDRMTTHLLQPYILGMDFNFQLTSIFSYAPRDVQRRNNSTGGDSPLGNIAADSMRKRRRVEAEMALTNSLGIRDNLYAGVVSQESMFNVFPFENTINIMYLSGKEMQEMFDFVTERSAERGCVSQAQISGARFTMDCAQVQVNDLQTPCNPELNGTDCPNQDRQGHAPWQCLVDQSSDSSVGRCYAHPGTNIQINGKPLDVTGTYKIAVNDYIAKGGSGFNVLKRNTTRIETGISLRDSLIGYMQGFCTCEDILAGRETSKSGHYCGNLVNGRWTVNEQVVGSCRAAADFKAALDKQVGSCACKDLLSLPSDAAERCGVPGLTAEDIQSQCNVPEGPYTGRCSCRDVLAGNNPICGTVTNQLRNFCENPTSVSIADAVEDSRIGRRVK, encoded by the coding sequence ATGCGTCGCCTCCTGCTCGGCCTCTGCTGCGCCCTGGCATCTGCTTCGTGCATGCCGGTGCTGGAAGGCCAGGACTACAACCTCGAGGGGCAGGAGGTGCGTCTGACGCTCCTTCATACCTCGGACATCCATTCGCGCCTCATCCCCTATGACTTCACGCCGTTGAAGACGGACGTGGACCTGGGGACCATCCCGGAAGCGGGTCCCTTCGGCGGCGCCACGCGCATGGGGGCGCTGCTCAAGCGCGAGCGCTCCCAGGGCGAGCGTGTGCTGCACGTGGACTCGGGCGACTGCTTCCAGGGCGCGCCCATCTTCAACCTCAACACCGGCGAGGTGGAGTTCAAGTTCCTCTCCGAAGCGCGGCTCGACGCGGCCGTCGTGGGCAACCACGAGTTCGACGCGGGCCTCCTCAACTTCACCCAGATGGCGCAGCAGCACGCGACGTTCCCGCTGCTGGCGGCCAACTACTTCTGGGACGACTGGCGGGCGAACGGCAACCACCAGACGGCCCTGGAAGTGGAGCCGTACACCATCCGCAACGTGAAGGGCCTCCGGGTGGCCATCATCGGCATGGCCAACATCTCCTCGCTCAACTCCATCGTCGAAGGTGGCAACAGCCTCCAGGTGACGCCGCTGGAGCAGAACGAGGTGGCGCGCGCCTACGTGGACCTGCTGCGCCCCGTCACCGACCTCATCGTGCTGGTCAGCCACCTGGGCCTCCATGAGGACCAGGACGTCATCCAGGGCTACGAGGCCTATTACGAGTACGCCCGCGCCAAGGCCTACGTGCAGCGCCAGAAGGAGCCCTGGCAGGTGCTGGAGTGGTTCGGCCCCGAAGGGGACGACAAGTCCGTGGTGCGCGTGCGCATCCCCGGCGTGGTGGGCGTGGACGCGGTGATGGGAGGCCACCTGCACGTGGTGCTCAACCCGCCGCAGCTGCTCACCGACCCCGCGGGCCGCAAGGTGGTGCTCGCGCACTCGGGAGCGTTCGCCAAGTACGTGGGCCGGCTGGAGCTGGTGGTGAAGATGCCCGAGGTGCTCGGCACCGGTGAGGGCGGCGAAATCGTCAGCCAGGACTACCGCGTGTTCCCCATGGACGCCCTGTGGTGCGACGACGCCATGCGCCGCTTCCGCCACGACAGCAACGTGTTCTGGGAGGAGGGCCAGTTCCTCCGCGACGAGCGCGTCCGTCAGGCCATCCAGGCGTGCAAGAACCAGGAGGACCGGATGACCACGCATCTGCTCCAGCCGTACATCCTGGGCATGGACTTCAACTTCCAGCTGACGTCCATCTTCTCCTACGCACCGCGCGACGTGCAGCGCCGCAACAACTCCACGGGTGGTGACTCGCCGCTGGGTAACATCGCCGCGGATTCCATGCGCAAGCGCCGCCGCGTCGAGGCGGAGATGGCGCTCACCAACTCGCTGGGCATCCGCGACAACCTCTACGCGGGCGTGGTGAGCCAGGAGTCGATGTTCAACGTGTTCCCGTTCGAGAACACCATCAACATCATGTACCTCTCCGGCAAGGAGATGCAGGAGATGTTCGACTTCGTCACCGAGCGCTCCGCGGAGCGCGGCTGCGTCAGCCAGGCACAGATCTCCGGCGCCCGTTTCACCATGGACTGCGCGCAGGTGCAGGTGAACGACCTGCAGACCCCCTGCAACCCGGAGCTCAACGGCACGGACTGCCCCAACCAGGATCGCCAGGGTCATGCGCCGTGGCAGTGTCTGGTGGACCAGAGCAGCGACTCCAGCGTGGGCCGCTGCTACGCGCACCCGGGCACCAACATCCAGATCAACGGCAAGCCGCTGGACGTCACCGGCACGTACAAGATCGCCGTCAACGACTACATCGCCAAGGGTGGCTCGGGCTTCAACGTCCTCAAGCGCAACACCACCCGCATCGAGACGGGCATCTCGCTGCGCGACTCGCTCATCGGCTACATGCAGGGCTTCTGCACCTGCGAGGACATCCTCGCGGGCCGCGAGACGTCCAAGTCGGGCCACTACTGCGGCAACCTCGTCAACGGCCGCTGGACGGTGAACGAACAGGTGGTGGGCTCCTGCCGCGCCGCCGCCGACTTCAAGGCCGCGCTGGACAAGCAGGTGGGCAGCTGCGCCTGCAAGGATCTGCTGTCGCTCCCCTCGGACGCCGCGGAGCGCTGCGGCGTGCCGGGCCTGACGGCCGAGGACATCCAGAGCCAGTGCAACGTGCCGGAGGGTCCGTACACAGGCCGCTGCAGCTGCCGGGATGTTCTGGCGGGCAACAACCCCATCTGCGGCACGGTGACGAACCAGCTGCGGAATTTCTGTGAGAACCCCACCTCCGTGTCCATCGCGGACGCGGTTGAGGATTCCCGTATCGGCCGGAGGGTGAAGTAA